In one Cellulomonas sp. JZ18 genomic region, the following are encoded:
- a CDS encoding TetR/AcrR family transcriptional regulator yields the protein MPRRSAAETRDLIRTTALRLFAERGYDATTMRLVAQEAGVAVGNAYHHAASKDALVQELYLEVNRAHVELARARLRPGDLGERLRTTWHAALDVFGPYHRFGAESIGVAVRPGSPASPFSPASAPSAALARGLLRDVVLGPRRPCRRTCGTTWSTRCGSCTWR from the coding sequence CCTGCGCCTGTTCGCCGAGCGCGGCTACGACGCGACCACCATGCGTCTGGTCGCGCAGGAGGCGGGCGTGGCGGTCGGGAACGCCTACCACCACGCGGCCTCGAAGGACGCCCTCGTGCAGGAGCTGTACCTCGAGGTCAACCGGGCCCACGTCGAGCTCGCCCGCGCCCGGCTGCGGCCGGGGGACCTGGGGGAGCGGCTGCGCACGACCTGGCACGCCGCGCTCGACGTCTTCGGGCCGTACCACCGGTTCGGGGCGGAGTCGATCGGCGTCGCGGTCCGGCCGGGGTCGCCCGCGAGCCCGTTCTCACCCGCCTCCGCCCCGAGCGCCGCCCTCGCCCGCGGCCTGCTGCGCGACGTCGTGCTCGGGCCACGCCGCCCGTGCCGACGGACCTGCGGGACGACCTGGTCGACGCGCTGTGGCTCGTGCACCTGGCGGTGA